From Medicago truncatula cultivar Jemalong A17 chromosome 7, MtrunA17r5.0-ANR, whole genome shotgun sequence, a single genomic window includes:
- the LOC11408239 gene encoding pentatricopeptide repeat-containing protein At1g14470 has translation MLKYYSQIGVHSQVFVSLFKHMLQHCDIKPNASFYSVMMKSAGSESMLFLAHVLKSGYDRDHYVRNGILGIYAKYGPIEFARKLFDEMPDRTVADWNVMISGYWKCGNEEEASTLFHVMGDQEISRNVITWTTMITGHAKKGNLKTARMYFDKMPERSVVSWNAMLSGYAQGGAPEETIRLFNDMLSPGNVQPDETTWATVISSCSSLGDPCLSESIVRKLDDKVGFRPNYFVKTALLDMHAKCGNLEAAHKIFEQLGVYKYRSSVPWNAMISAYARVGDLPSAKHLFDKMPQRDTVSWNSMIAGYTQNGESFKAIKLFEEMISSEDSRKPDEVTMVSVFSACGHLGELGLGNWAVSILKVNHIQISISVYNSLINMYSRCGSMQDAVLIFQEMATRDLVSYNTLISGFAEHGHGMESIELLSKMKEDGIEPDRITYIAILTACSHAGLLDEGQRLFESIKFPDVDHYACMIDMLGRAGRLEEAMKLIQSMPMEPHAGIYGSLLNATSIHKQVELGELAAAKLFKVEPHNSGNYALLSNIYASAGRWKEGDKVRDTMRKQGVKKTTGLSWLEHNS, from the coding sequence ATGCTCAAATACTATTCCCAAATTGGTGTTCACTCACAAGTATTTGTTTCTCTCTTTAAGCATATGCTGCAACACTGTGACATAAAGCCCAATGCATCTTTCTATTCAGTTATGATGAAATCTGCTGGAAGTGAAAGCATGTTGTTTCTTGCTCATGTATTGAAATCAGGATATGATCGTGATCATTATGTTCGGAATGGAATCTTGGGCATATATGCCAAGTACGGACCTATTGAGTTTGCTAGGAAACTATTTGATGAAATGCCTGATAGAACTGTTGCAGATTGGAATGTGATGATATCTGGATACTGGAAATGCGGGAATGAAGAGGAAGCAAGTACGCTTTTCCATGTGATGGGTGACCAGGAAATAAGTAGGAATGTTATTACTTGGACCACCATGATTACTGGACATGCAAAGAAGGGGAATTTGAAGACTGCAAGGATGTATTTTGACAAAATGCCAGAAAGAAGTGTGGTATCTTGGAATGCAATGCTATCAGGGTATGCTCAAGGGGGAGCACCAGAAGAAACTATAAGATTGTTCAATGACATGCTTAGCCCTGGAAATGTCCAACCAGACGAAACAACATGGGCAACTGTCATATCTTCTTGTTCATCTCTTGGTGACCCTTGTCTTTCAGAGTCGATTGTCAGAAAGCTAGACGACAAAGTGGGTTTCCGCCCAAATTATTTTGTCAAGACAGCTCTGCTTGATATGCATGCGAAATGTGGGAACCTTGAGGCAGCACACAAGATTTTTGAGCAATTGGGTGTGTATAAGTATAGGAGTTCTGTTCCATGGAATGCCATGATTTCTGCATATGCAAGAGTAGGGGATTTACCTTCGGCAAAACACCTCTTTGATAAGATGCCACAGCGAGATACTGTCTCATGGAATTCAATGATTGCAGGTTATACTCAAAATGGTGAGTCATTCAAGGCGATCAAGCTATTCGAGGAAATGATCTCTAGTGAAGATTCGAGAAAACCAGATGAGGTGACTATGGTGAGTGTTTTTTCGGCTTGTGGACACCTTGGAGAACTAGGTTTGGGTAATTGGGCTGTGAGCATCCTCAAAGTAAATCACATCCAGATTAGCATTTCAGTATACAACTCTTTGATTAACATGTACTCACGATGTGGGAGCATGCAAGATGCTGTATTAATATTTCAAGAAATGGCAACAAGAGATTTAGTTTCCTACAACACATTGATTTCCGGGTTTGCAGAGCATGGGCATGGAATGGAAAGCATCGAGCTGCTGTCAAAAATGAAAGAAGACGGTATTGAACCAGACCGCATAACTTATATTGCTATACTAACTGCATGCAGTCATGCCGGATTATTGGATGAAGGTCAAAGACTTTTTGAATCAATCAAATTTCCCGATGTAGATCACTATGCTTGTATGATTGATATGTTGGGTCGAGCTGGTAGATTGGAAGAAGCTATGAAATTAATTCAAAGCATGCCGATGGAACCCCATGCAGGAATTTATGGATCTCTTTTAAATGCTACTAGCATTCATAAACAAGTGGAACTCGGGGAGCTTGCTGCAGCTAAACTGTTCAAGGTTGAGCCACATAATTCTGGAAATTATGCGTTGCTCTCTAACATATATGCTTCTGCTGGTAGATGGAAGGAGGGAGACAAAGTTAGGGATACAATGAGAAAACAGGGAGTGAAGAAAACAACTGGCTTGAGCTGGTTGGAgcataactcataa